One genomic segment of Clostridium estertheticum subsp. estertheticum includes these proteins:
- the feoB gene encoding ferrous iron transport protein B: MSIRIGLAGNPNCGKTTMFNELTGSSQYVGNWPGVTVEKKGGKLKGNKDVEIVDLPGIYSLSPYTLEEVVTRNFMLDDKPDAIINIVDASNIERNLYLTTQILELGIPTVIALNMMDIIEKNGDKIDVDKLSKTFGCPVVETSALKGNGIKEAAQKAIGIAKAKKKVCFEMQFSVEVKEALREIEKVIIKISHEGIETRWLSIKLFERDKNVLEKLNISKDILNEIETIIKKYEDEFDDDSESIITSDRYVFISDVVSKTIKKNNKGKATTSDKIDKIVTSRLLALPIFAAIMFGVYYIAVSTVGTIVTDWTNDTLFGGIIQGNVTTWLANANVADWLQGLIVDGIIGGVGSVLGFVPQIMVLFFLLSILEDCGYMARVAFIMDRVFRRFGLSGKAFIPMLISSGCGVPGIMATRTMENDRDRKMTIMLTTFIPCSAKLPIIALIAGALFGGASWVAPSAYFLGIIMVIVCGVILKKTRLFSGDPSPFVMELPQYRIPGLKGVLIHMWERAKAFIIKAGTIIFAACVTIWFLQSFNWSLHMVDAGDSILASLGNIIAPIFKPLGFGNWQSAVATVTGLIAKENVVGTFGVLYGIADAAEDNAALTSNVAALFTASGAFAFMAFNLLCAPCFAAIGTMRREMGSWKWTWITLGFQTLTAYLVALLINQVGGFIFGTGSLFGAVISVLIVAFVITVVLATGRSSNAKQVNGKFRPGLGEEV, from the coding sequence ATGTCAATTAGAATAGGTCTTGCCGGCAATCCAAACTGCGGAAAGACAACTATGTTTAATGAACTTACAGGATCATCACAATATGTTGGTAATTGGCCTGGGGTTACAGTAGAAAAAAAAGGTGGTAAATTAAAAGGAAATAAAGATGTGGAGATCGTTGATTTACCAGGGATTTATTCATTATCACCATATACACTTGAGGAAGTTGTAACTCGAAACTTTATGTTAGATGATAAACCAGATGCAATTATTAATATAGTAGATGCATCTAATATCGAGAGAAATTTGTATTTAACAACTCAAATTTTAGAACTCGGAATTCCAACCGTAATAGCACTTAATATGATGGATATTATAGAGAAAAACGGTGATAAGATAGACGTTGATAAATTATCAAAAACTTTTGGATGCCCAGTGGTTGAAACTTCAGCGTTAAAAGGCAACGGCATAAAAGAGGCAGCACAAAAGGCAATAGGAATTGCGAAGGCAAAAAAGAAAGTATGTTTTGAGATGCAATTTTCAGTAGAGGTTAAAGAAGCTCTGAGGGAAATAGAAAAAGTAATTATCAAAATTTCACATGAAGGAATTGAAACACGTTGGCTTTCAATTAAACTTTTCGAACGTGACAAGAATGTTCTTGAGAAGTTAAATATTTCAAAGGATATATTAAATGAAATAGAAACAATAATAAAAAAATATGAAGATGAATTTGATGATGATAGTGAGAGCATTATTACTAGTGACCGATATGTATTTATTAGCGATGTGGTCTCAAAAACAATTAAAAAAAATAATAAGGGAAAAGCAACAACATCAGATAAAATTGATAAAATTGTTACAAGTCGTTTATTAGCACTCCCGATTTTTGCAGCAATTATGTTTGGTGTATATTATATTGCAGTAAGTACTGTTGGAACAATAGTAACAGATTGGACTAATGACACGTTATTTGGAGGAATCATTCAAGGTAATGTTACAACCTGGCTAGCAAACGCAAATGTAGCAGATTGGTTACAAGGATTAATTGTAGATGGAATTATTGGGGGTGTAGGTTCAGTTTTAGGGTTTGTACCACAGATTATGGTCTTATTCTTTTTATTATCAATTCTTGAGGATTGTGGATACATGGCTCGTGTTGCATTTATTATGGATAGGGTTTTTCGTAGGTTTGGACTTTCAGGAAAAGCGTTTATACCAATGTTAATTAGTTCAGGTTGTGGAGTGCCAGGTATTATGGCAACTCGTACTATGGAAAATGATAGAGATAGAAAGATGACAATTATGTTAACTACATTTATTCCTTGTAGTGCTAAACTGCCAATCATTGCATTAATTGCAGGTGCACTTTTCGGTGGGGCCTCTTGGGTTGCGCCATCTGCATACTTCTTAGGAATAATAATGGTTATTGTTTGTGGTGTTATATTAAAGAAAACTAGATTGTTTTCTGGAGATCCATCACCATTCGTTATGGAACTTCCACAATATCGTATCCCGGGCTTAAAAGGTGTTTTAATACATATGTGGGAAAGAGCAAAAGCCTTCATTATTAAAGCTGGTACAATTATTTTTGCTGCTTGTGTAACCATATGGTTTTTACAATCATTTAATTGGTCACTACATATGGTGGATGCAGGAGATAGTATTTTGGCAAGTTTAGGCAATATTATTGCTCCAATATTTAAACCACTTGGGTTTGGAAATTGGCAGTCTGCTGTAGCTACTGTCACTGGGCTTATAGCTAAAGAAAATGTTGTTGGTACCTTTGGTGTTCTATATGGTATAGCAGATGCTGCAGAAGATAATGCTGCACTTACTAGTAATGTAGCAGCATTATTTACAGCTTCAGGTGCCTTTGCATTTATGGCATTCAACTTATTGTGTGCACCATGTTTTGCAGCAATTGGGACAATGCGTCGTGAAATGGGTTCATGGAAATGGACATGGATTACTTTAGGATTTCAAACATTAACAGCGTATTTGGTGGCACTTCTCATCAATCAAGTTGGAGGTTTTATATTTGGTACAGGAAGTTTATTTGGAGCTGTAATCTCTGTGTTAATTGTTGCTTTTGTAATTACAGTAGTTTTGGCTACCGGAAGGAGTTCTAACGCAAAACAAGTGAATGGTAAATTTAGACCGGGATTAGGCGAAGAAGTTTAA
- a CDS encoding FeoB-associated Cys-rich membrane protein — protein sequence MIITIVLAMIIFGLVALVLVKQFKKAKSGESSCGCGCSGCSSDSSCHENNLKKQ from the coding sequence ATGATAATTACAATTGTATTAGCTATGATTATATTTGGATTAGTTGCTTTAGTATTGGTAAAACAGTTTAAAAAAGCTAAAAGTGGAGAAAGTAGCTGTGGTTGTGGTTGTTCAGGCTGTTCATCGGATAGCTCATGTCATGAAAACAACCTGAAGAAACAATAG
- the licT gene encoding BglG family transcription antiterminator LicT: MNNNVVTAIDEKSKREKVIMGRGIAFQKRNGDMVDVLKIEKVFILENKIENEKFLKLINEIPMEHIKLSETIISYGKEKLNTQFDDHIYIALTDHIDFAIKRYKEGISLKNQLLWEIQRIHKKEYEVGLWALDCIEDEIGIKMDLDEAGYIALHLVDAALNQSMDNTINIISIVQEILNIIKYFFNIEFDENDISYDRLVTHLKYFSQRVISNNRLPEDSNEFLKMVEINYHKPYTCALKIKIFIEKNYYYTINDGEIVYLSLHIQRVISSIRYKISSKEL, translated from the coding sequence TTGAATAATAATGTAGTTACGGCTATAGATGAGAAATCTAAGCGTGAAAAGGTAATTATGGGTAGAGGAATTGCTTTCCAAAAGAGAAATGGAGATATGGTCGATGTTTTGAAAATTGAAAAAGTGTTTATTTTGGAAAATAAAATTGAGAATGAGAAATTTTTAAAATTGATAAATGAAATCCCGATGGAGCATATAAAATTATCTGAGACTATTATAAGCTATGGGAAAGAAAAATTAAATACACAATTTGATGATCATATTTATATTGCATTAACAGATCATATTGATTTTGCCATCAAAAGATACAAAGAAGGTATTAGTTTAAAAAATCAGTTGCTTTGGGAAATACAAAGGATACATAAAAAAGAATACGAAGTTGGTTTATGGGCACTGGATTGTATTGAAGATGAAATAGGTATTAAAATGGATTTAGATGAAGCGGGTTATATTGCTCTGCATTTAGTAGATGCTGCACTTAACCAAAGCATGGATAATACAATAAACATTATTTCAATAGTTCAAGAAATATTAAACATAATAAAATACTTTTTCAACATAGAATTTGATGAAAACGATATTTCTTATGATAGACTTGTTACGCACTTGAAGTATTTTTCACAAAGGGTAATTTCAAATAATAGGTTACCAGAAGATAGTAATGAATTTCTGAAGATGGTAGAAATAAATTATCATAAACCATATACTTGTGCATTAAAGATAAAAATATTTATTGAAAAAAATTATTATTACACAATTAATGATGGAGAAATAGTTTATTTGAGTCTTCATATTCAGCGAGTTATTTCTAGTATAAGGTATAAGATATCTTCAAAAGAATTATAA
- a CDS encoding sucrose-specific PTS transporter subunit IIBC, translated as MDYNKIAKEILMYLGGENNVASAAHCATRLRLVLNDDQKANIKKIEKMEAVKGVFNSGGQLQIIIGQGTVNKVYNAFIEGTKIGESSLSDNKKAAMKNMNPFERFARMLSSIFLPIIPAIVASGLLMGILGMLQNFHLIDSKSGIYILLNMFSSAAFVFLPVLIAFSAAKQFGTNPFLAATLAGIMIHPDLQNAWTLGNGIKNSMDFYGLHVSMVGYQGQVLPILIAVWVMGYIERSLRKIVPDILDILLTPFLTILITGFFTFFIIGPVGRFLGDGLSVGLVTIYNTAGVFAGILFGGFYSFIVITGIHQSFQAVEAGLLANPSIHRDFLLPIWSMANVAQGGAAFAVYFITKNAKMKSIAGPASLSAVLGITEPAIFGVNLRYRRPFIAAAIGGAIGGGYVVFTKVVMTGMGVSGIPGTTIVPPSSILNYIIGMVIAFATAFVVTSVLGIKEKEEEIDKDNNDENNEDILLCNEEKANTVSNLVSPVNGNVILLKDVPDKTFSDELLGKGIGVDPEDGIVVSPVDGTVVCLFETKHAIAIKTSDGMEILIHIGIDTVKMNGEGFKSFINSGDTIKKGQKLMEFDLDLVKEKAKSPIVLLVITNSDSMKFVNQLKSGKIKQGEELMRVGIN; from the coding sequence ATGGATTACAACAAAATAGCTAAGGAAATTTTAATGTATTTAGGTGGAGAAAACAATGTAGCAAGTGCTGCACATTGTGCTACAAGATTGAGATTGGTTCTAAATGATGACCAAAAGGCAAATATTAAAAAAATTGAGAAAATGGAAGCTGTTAAAGGTGTATTTAATAGTGGGGGTCAATTACAAATTATTATTGGTCAAGGAACAGTAAATAAAGTATATAACGCCTTTATTGAAGGAACTAAAATAGGAGAGTCGAGTTTAAGCGATAATAAAAAAGCTGCAATGAAAAATATGAATCCTTTTGAGAGATTTGCAAGAATGTTATCAAGTATTTTTCTTCCAATAATACCAGCAATAGTTGCTAGTGGGCTTTTAATGGGGATTTTAGGAATGCTTCAAAATTTCCATTTAATTGATTCTAAAAGTGGAATATATATATTATTAAATATGTTTTCAAGTGCCGCTTTTGTGTTTTTGCCTGTTTTAATTGCATTTAGTGCGGCTAAACAATTTGGAACTAATCCTTTTCTAGCGGCAACATTAGCAGGCATAATGATACATCCAGATCTTCAGAATGCTTGGACATTAGGAAATGGAATTAAAAATTCAATGGATTTTTATGGACTTCATGTAAGTATGGTTGGTTATCAAGGACAAGTGCTTCCAATATTAATTGCTGTTTGGGTTATGGGATATATAGAAAGAAGCTTAAGAAAAATAGTTCCAGATATATTAGATATTTTACTAACACCATTCTTAACAATATTGATTACAGGGTTTTTCACATTTTTTATAATAGGACCAGTAGGGAGATTTCTAGGAGATGGACTATCAGTTGGTTTAGTAACGATATACAATACAGCAGGTGTTTTTGCTGGTATATTATTTGGAGGATTTTATTCATTTATAGTTATTACCGGGATACATCAAAGTTTCCAAGCTGTTGAGGCAGGGTTACTTGCTAACCCAAGTATTCATAGGGATTTTTTATTACCAATATGGTCAATGGCAAATGTTGCACAAGGTGGAGCTGCTTTTGCAGTATACTTTATCACGAAAAATGCCAAAATGAAGTCAATAGCTGGTCCAGCATCATTGTCAGCGGTGCTTGGTATAACTGAACCAGCAATTTTCGGAGTAAATTTGAGATATAGGAGGCCATTTATTGCGGCAGCTATAGGTGGTGCTATAGGTGGTGGCTATGTAGTATTTACTAAAGTAGTAATGACTGGCATGGGTGTAAGTGGAATACCAGGTACAACGATTGTACCGCCATCATCTATTTTGAATTATATAATAGGTATGGTTATAGCTTTTGCAACAGCTTTTGTAGTTACTTCTGTCCTTGGAATAAAAGAAAAAGAAGAAGAAATAGATAAAGATAATAATGATGAAAATAATGAAGATATTTTACTTTGTAATGAAGAAAAAGCAAATACTGTTTCAAATTTAGTATCACCTGTAAATGGAAATGTTATATTACTTAAAGATGTTCCGGACAAAACTTTTTCTGATGAATTATTGGGAAAAGGAATAGGAGTAGATCCAGAAGATGGAATAGTAGTTTCACCAGTAGACGGAACTGTAGTATGTTTGTTTGAAACAAAGCATGCAATAGCAATTAAAACTAGTGATGGAATGGAAATACTAATTCATATAGGAATTGATACAGTCAAAATGAATGGAGAGGGTTTTAAGTCATTTATTAATTCTGGAGATACAATTAAGAAGGGACAAAAACTAATGGAATTTGATTTGGATTTAGTTAAGGAAAAAGCTAAATCACCTATTGTATTACTTGTCATTACAAATTCTGATTCTATGAAGTTTGTTAATCAGTTAAAGTCTGGTAAGATTAAACAAGGGGAAGAATTAATGCGAGTTGGAATTAACTAA
- a CDS encoding glycoside hydrolase family 32 protein, which produces MNGNNDYYRLKYHLMPSVGFLNDPNGFIQFNGEYHLFYQFNPLYPKDKMVYWAHVKSSDLIHWTMLSPALCPSEWYETHGCYSGSAVNNNGKLTLIYTGNVKNKLGKRETYQCIAQSIDCEHFVKYKNNPVISNVPTGYTTHFRDPKVWKYNGLWYMVIGTQTEKEEGVVLLYSSQDLLAWNKIGEVAGANTNGLNYLGYMWECPNLFNLYGKDILLFCPQGVEPKGDLYNNRYQCGYLLGKLDYKTAKLAYGDFIELDRGFEFYAPQVSRDEKGRLLLVGWMGIPEEEDSPTVKNNWLHCLTIVRELHLENNKIYQIPVEEIKLLRTNETRYDNVLINNEQIKLDNIYGDCFELICDFSWENVLEFGIKLRCDDKENEKTLLYYNTEEEKIILDRCKSGLSKTGVRKCKIEKCKKLSIRLFMDKSSVEIFINKGEETFSSRIYPKKESKNIFFYAEGGIVNVNIKHWNI; this is translated from the coding sequence ATGAATGGAAATAATGATTACTATAGATTAAAATATCATTTAATGCCAAGTGTAGGCTTTTTGAATGATCCTAATGGATTTATTCAGTTTAATGGTGAATATCATCTATTTTATCAGTTTAATCCTTTATATCCTAAAGATAAAATGGTTTATTGGGCTCATGTAAAAAGTTCGGATTTAATTCATTGGACTATGTTATCGCCTGCACTTTGTCCAAGTGAGTGGTATGAAACTCATGGATGTTATTCTGGCTCAGCTGTAAATAATAATGGCAAGTTAACTTTGATTTATACAGGAAATGTAAAAAACAAACTAGGGAAAAGAGAAACCTATCAGTGTATTGCACAAAGCATTGATTGCGAACACTTTGTTAAATATAAAAACAACCCTGTTATAAGCAATGTGCCTACTGGTTATACAACGCATTTCAGAGATCCTAAAGTTTGGAAATATAATGGGCTATGGTATATGGTAATTGGAACCCAAACAGAGAAAGAAGAAGGAGTAGTACTTTTATATAGTTCACAGGACTTACTAGCTTGGAATAAAATTGGAGAAGTTGCTGGTGCAAATACAAATGGATTGAATTATTTAGGCTATATGTGGGAATGTCCAAATTTATTTAACTTATATGGAAAAGATATATTACTTTTTTGTCCTCAGGGGGTAGAGCCTAAGGGTGATTTATATAATAATAGATACCAATGTGGATATTTGTTAGGTAAATTAGATTATAAAACGGCAAAATTAGCCTATGGTGATTTTATTGAGTTGGATAGAGGTTTTGAATTTTATGCTCCTCAAGTTTCGCGAGATGAAAAAGGACGGTTACTCTTGGTTGGTTGGATGGGTATTCCAGAGGAAGAAGATAGCCCTACGGTAAAGAATAATTGGCTTCACTGTCTAACAATTGTTAGAGAACTTCATCTTGAAAATAATAAAATCTATCAAATTCCAGTAGAAGAAATAAAATTACTTAGAACTAATGAAACTAGGTATGATAATGTATTAATAAATAATGAACAGATTAAATTGGATAATATTTATGGAGACTGTTTTGAACTAATTTGTGATTTTTCATGGGAAAATGTCTTGGAGTTTGGGATTAAACTTAGATGTGATGACAAGGAAAATGAGAAAACATTGTTATATTATAATACAGAAGAGGAAAAAATAATATTGGACAGATGTAAAAGTGGATTAAGTAAAACGGGTGTGAGAAAGTGCAAAATAGAGAAGTGTAAAAAATTAAGCATTCGTTTATTCATGGATAAGTCATCTGTTGAAATATTCATAAATAAAGGTGAAGAAACTTTTTCATCTAGAATTTACCCTAAGAAGGAGAGCAAAAATATATTTTTTTATGCAGAAGGAGGAATAGTAAACGTTAATATAAAACACTGGAATATCTAA
- a CDS encoding acyl-CoA dehydrogenase family protein, with the protein MLFKTKQQHENLRIKIREFAQEEVKPIAFMLDQENKFPDEAINKLADMGMMGIPYPKEYGGAGLDIISYAIAVEELSRVDGGTGVILSAHTSLGSYPISAYGTEEQKQKYLVPLAKGEKLGAFGLTEENAGSDAGGTETTAVLDGDNYILNGEKIFITNAGKADIYVVFAVTTPDIGIRGISAFIVEKDTEGFSFGKHYDKMGIRSSVTAELIFSDVKVPRGNLLGKEGEGFKIAMATLDGGRIGIAAQALGIAQGAYENALEYSKERVQFGKPICQQQIIAFKLADMATKLRAARLLIYSAAELKENHENYSMEAAMAKQYTSDVCLEIVNDALQIFGGSGYLKGMEVERSYRDAKICTIYEGTNEIHRVVIAAHIIGKMPKNENTGKATKRGPATGYRKKIIFSDGTASEKVNALVEALKADKYDFTVGIPMDTPITKAERVVSVGLGIGEKKNMKLIEDLAVQAGAAIGSSRPVAETLKYLPLNRYVGMSGQKFKGNLYIACGISGAGQHLKGIKDASTIVAINIDSKAKIFKNSDYGIVGDIMEILPLLTAALDNGEAKKDAPPMVKMKSAAPREVIPTWKHYVCNGCGYEYDPGVGDDEGEVTPGTLFENIPNEWTCPSCGEEKDMFIEV; encoded by the coding sequence ATGCTTTTTAAGACTAAGCAGCAACATGAAAATTTGAGGATTAAAATTAGAGAATTTGCCCAGGAGGAAGTTAAACCTATTGCATTTATGTTAGATCAGGAAAATAAATTTCCGGATGAGGCTATTAATAAGCTAGCGGATATGGGAATGATGGGAATACCATATCCCAAAGAGTACGGTGGAGCAGGTCTTGACATAATAAGCTACGCAATTGCCGTTGAGGAATTATCAAGAGTTGATGGTGGGACAGGCGTAATTTTATCAGCTCATACATCACTAGGTTCTTACCCAATTTCAGCTTATGGAACAGAGGAGCAAAAACAAAAGTACTTGGTTCCACTAGCAAAGGGAGAAAAACTTGGCGCATTCGGTCTCACAGAGGAAAATGCCGGTAGTGATGCTGGTGGTACGGAGACCACTGCAGTACTTGATGGCGATAATTACATTTTAAATGGTGAAAAAATATTCATCACAAATGCAGGTAAGGCTGATATTTACGTTGTTTTTGCAGTCACTACGCCGGATATAGGTATTCGAGGCATAAGTGCATTTATTGTGGAGAAGGACACAGAAGGTTTTAGTTTCGGTAAGCATTACGATAAAATGGGTATTAGATCATCTGTAACTGCTGAACTGATTTTCAGCGACGTGAAAGTTCCGAGGGGAAATCTATTAGGCAAAGAGGGTGAGGGTTTCAAGATAGCTATGGCAACTTTGGATGGTGGGCGTATTGGCATTGCGGCTCAGGCTCTAGGAATTGCACAAGGCGCTTATGAGAATGCTCTTGAGTACTCAAAAGAAAGGGTTCAATTTGGCAAACCTATCTGTCAGCAACAGATTATCGCTTTTAAATTGGCAGATATGGCAACAAAGCTTCGCGCGGCTAGATTACTTATTTACAGTGCAGCAGAGCTTAAAGAAAATCATGAAAACTACAGTATGGAAGCTGCTATGGCGAAACAATACACTTCCGACGTTTGTCTTGAGATTGTTAATGATGCACTTCAAATATTTGGTGGAAGCGGTTATTTAAAAGGTATGGAAGTTGAAAGGTCTTACAGGGATGCTAAGATTTGTACAATATATGAAGGAACTAATGAGATTCATCGTGTCGTTATCGCTGCCCACATCATAGGTAAGATGCCCAAAAATGAGAACACAGGTAAAGCGACTAAGCGAGGACCTGCTACAGGTTATCGTAAAAAAATAATTTTTAGCGACGGAACTGCGAGTGAAAAAGTAAATGCACTTGTGGAAGCTCTTAAGGCAGATAAATATGATTTTACAGTTGGAATTCCAATGGACACTCCTATTACTAAGGCTGAAAGAGTAGTCAGTGTAGGTCTAGGTATTGGTGAAAAGAAAAATATGAAGCTTATAGAAGACTTGGCAGTTCAAGCAGGTGCAGCAATAGGATCTTCCCGTCCAGTAGCTGAAACACTTAAATATTTACCATTAAATCGTTATGTGGGTATGTCTGGTCAAAAATTCAAAGGAAATCTTTATATTGCTTGCGGTATTTCAGGTGCAGGTCAGCATTTAAAAGGTATAAAGGATGCTAGTACAATTGTTGCTATAAATATTGATTCTAAAGCTAAAATTTTCAAAAATTCAGATTATGGTATTGTCGGAGATATAATGGAAATATTACCGCTTCTAACTGCTGCTTTAGATAATGGAGAAGCAAAGAAAGATGCTCCACCAATGGTGAAGATGAAGTCAGCAGCTCCGAGGGAAGTTATTCCAACTTGGAAACATTATGTATGTAATGGATGCGGTTATGAATATGATCCTGGCGTAGGTGATGATGAAGGTGAAGTAACTCCGGGCACTCTTTTTGAAAATATACCAAACGAATGGACTTGCCCTTCTTGCGGTGAAGAAAAAGATATGTTTATAGAGGTTTAA
- a CDS encoding FprA family A-type flavoprotein, whose translation MYCVRNITEDLYWVGGSDRRLALFENIHPIPRGVSYNSYLLIDKKTVLFDTVDWSICRQFIENIQSVLKGKPLDYLVINHMEPDHAACIEEIILRYPNVKIVCNHKAFLFMHQFGFHIDENVIEVNEGDTMSFGKHIVTFVAAPMVHWPEAMVTFDTTNGVLFSADAFGSFGSLDGQLFNDEVNFDRDWIDDARRYYTNIVGKYGPHVQDLLRKAGTIDIKIICPLHGPVWRNDLGYFLGKYDKWSRYEPEEKGVMIVYGTMYGNTEAAASDLATRLVEKGMTNVVMYDVSKTHVSYLISETFKYSNVVLASVTYNLKIYPPMLAYIMDMKALNVQKRNFTLIENGSWAPQSGKLMRELLGDMKEITILDNEISLNSSMKEDDVDSMDAIAESIIESMK comes from the coding sequence ATGTATTGTGTTAGAAATATAACTGAGGATCTTTATTGGGTTGGTGGAAGCGACCGTCGTCTTGCCCTTTTTGAAAACATTCATCCTATTCCAAGAGGTGTTTCCTATAATTCTTATCTACTAATAGATAAGAAGACAGTACTTTTTGATACAGTTGACTGGTCAATTTGCCGTCAATTTATTGAAAATATTCAATCAGTTTTAAAAGGCAAACCTTTAGATTATTTGGTAATTAACCATATGGAGCCCGATCATGCAGCGTGCATTGAGGAGATTATTCTTCGTTATCCGAATGTAAAGATTGTATGCAACCATAAAGCTTTCTTGTTCATGCATCAGTTCGGTTTCCATATCGATGAAAATGTAATAGAAGTTAATGAAGGCGATACAATGTCTTTTGGTAAACATATAGTTACATTTGTGGCTGCTCCAATGGTACATTGGCCAGAAGCTATGGTGACATTTGATACTACAAATGGTGTATTATTTTCAGCTGATGCTTTCGGTTCTTTCGGCTCCTTAGATGGTCAGTTGTTTAATGACGAAGTTAACTTTGACCGCGATTGGATTGATGATGCCAGAAGGTATTATACAAACATTGTAGGCAAGTATGGCCCTCATGTTCAGGACCTTTTAAGGAAGGCTGGCACTATCGACATCAAGATTATCTGTCCACTACATGGACCGGTATGGCGTAATGATTTGGGATATTTTTTAGGTAAGTACGACAAGTGGAGCAGGTATGAACCTGAGGAAAAAGGTGTAATGATTGTTTATGGAACAATGTACGGCAATACTGAGGCTGCTGCGAGTGACCTAGCAACAAGGCTTGTGGAAAAGGGAATGACAAATGTTGTTATGTACGATGTTTCTAAAACTCATGTCTCATATTTGATTTCTGAGACATTCAAATATAGTAATGTGGTTCTTGCCTCTGTAACATACAATCTTAAGATATATCCACCAATGCTTGCTTATATAATGGATATGAAAGCATTAAATGTTCAAAAACGCAATTTTACTCTTATAGAAAATGGTTCGTGGGCTCCTCAATCGGGTAAGCTGATGCGTGAACTTTTGGGTGATATGAAAGAAATAACTATTTTAGATAATGAAATCTCATTAAACTCTAGTATGAAAGAAGACGATGTGGATTCAATGGATGCAATTGCTGAAAGTATCATTGAGTCAATGAAGTAA
- a CDS encoding RrF2 family transcriptional regulator, with amino-acid sequence MKITQEADYGLRVVIYLCKLGYGEKVESKVISEKERIPLRFLLKLLRKLIQADIIKSYRGVKGGYAINKLPEEINLRDVIEAIDGPICVNRCVIEPSFCNLNISGVCIVHRAMTKVQKNLNAELESINFKQLVDGEI; translated from the coding sequence ATGAAAATAACACAAGAAGCAGATTATGGTCTTAGGGTAGTAATTTATTTATGTAAATTAGGTTATGGCGAAAAGGTAGAATCAAAAGTAATTTCAGAAAAAGAGAGGATACCACTAAGATTTCTCTTAAAGCTTTTAAGAAAGCTAATACAAGCAGATATCATAAAATCTTATAGGGGAGTAAAAGGAGGATATGCTATAAATAAATTGCCAGAGGAAATAAACTTAAGAGATGTTATTGAAGCAATAGATGGTCCAATATGTGTTAATAGGTGTGTAATTGAACCAAGTTTTTGTAATTTGAATATAAGTGGTGTATGCATTGTGCATAGAGCCATGACAAAAGTACAAAAAAATTTAAATGCAGAACTAGAAAGCATAAATTTTAAACAGCTAGTAGATGGGGAAATCTAA